A single genomic interval of Candidatus Zixiibacteriota bacterium harbors:
- a CDS encoding alpha/beta fold hydrolase, with protein sequence MSNAIVIIGGFSTSPRHYTRMADRLREISTLPVSVVPIMAGDWPGVIGQRGWTALLGKLDATLTAAVATGASEIIVVAHSLGGIVTRLYLAPGLPLKFTASCADRIKIVVTLGSPHQRGLVSRLNSWNHLDRCLVEHAPSIPIISVVGRVDYPRRPRSLAAYAARLRYRIHGAQRGELGDGIIPVKSAIFDPAHALILDGVKHDSVFGRPWYGDPEIVDRWWAAVGE encoded by the coding sequence GTGTCCAATGCCATCGTCATCATCGGCGGTTTTTCAACCTCGCCGCGTCACTACACGCGCATGGCCGATCGCCTGCGGGAGATTTCAACGCTTCCGGTCTCGGTTGTTCCGATCATGGCCGGGGATTGGCCCGGCGTAATCGGGCAACGCGGTTGGACGGCACTGTTAGGGAAACTCGATGCCACTCTGACCGCCGCGGTCGCAACCGGTGCTTCCGAGATCATCGTCGTCGCTCACAGTCTTGGCGGGATCGTTACTCGCCTCTATCTTGCGCCCGGCTTGCCGCTCAAATTCACCGCCTCTTGCGCCGACCGGATCAAGATTGTCGTTACGCTCGGCTCACCGCACCAGCGCGGGTTGGTCAGCCGTCTCAATTCGTGGAATCATCTCGATCGCTGCCTCGTGGAACACGCGCCTTCAATTCCGATTATCTCGGTCGTTGGCAGAGTCGATTACCCCCGCCGACCGCGAAGTTTGGCCGCTTATGCCGCCCGCCTGCGTTATCGTATCCACGGTGCGCAACGCGGCGAACTGGGCGACGGCATCATCCCGGTCAAGTCGGCGATCTTCGATCCGGCGCACGCGCTGATCCTCGACGGGGTCAAGCATGATTCCGTCTTCGGCCGCCCCTGGTATGGTGATCCTGAGATTGTTGATCGCTGGTGGGCGGCGGTGGGGGAGTAG
- a CDS encoding 4Fe-4S binding protein → GGYKALAKALTKMTPDEVIQEVDKANLRGRGGGGFPAGRKWKTCKAVESDVRYVICNGDEGDPGAFMDRSIMEGDPHSVLEGMMICAYAVGAKQGYIYVREEYPLAVIHLQKAIDDCLAYGLLGEKILGTDFTFTIKIARGAGAFVCGESSALMRSVAGEVGEPRAKYIRSVVKGLHDQPTVLNNVETFVNVPVIINNGAEWFTAIGCKNNSGTKAFSLVGKVRNTGLIEVAMGTTLREIIYDIGGGILEDRPFKAVQTGGPSGGCLPADQLDLPVDFDSLTAAGSMMGSGGMIVMDNKTCMVDFARYFLNFLVSESCGKCVPCREGLYQLHELTIKVCEGKATLDDLDKIEKLSEVVVRGSLCGLGKSGPNPVLSTLKYFRDEYVAHIQDHKCPAGVCRALITYTVIAEKCTGCLACITACAYNAITGKKKEPHYIHQERCTKCGACEAVCRYDAIEVA, encoded by the coding sequence CCGGCGGCTACAAGGCGCTTGCCAAGGCGCTCACCAAAATGACGCCGGATGAAGTGATTCAGGAAGTCGACAAGGCCAACCTGCGCGGCCGCGGCGGCGGCGGATTTCCGGCCGGCCGCAAATGGAAGACCTGCAAGGCGGTTGAGTCAGACGTGCGCTACGTCATCTGCAACGGTGATGAGGGCGATCCCGGCGCGTTCATGGACCGCTCGATTATGGAAGGCGATCCGCACAGCGTACTCGAAGGGATGATGATCTGCGCCTACGCCGTCGGCGCCAAACAGGGTTATATCTATGTCCGCGAGGAGTATCCGCTGGCGGTGATTCACCTGCAGAAGGCGATCGACGACTGTCTGGCCTACGGGCTGCTCGGCGAGAAAATCCTCGGCACCGATTTCACCTTCACAATCAAGATCGCTCGGGGCGCCGGCGCCTTCGTCTGCGGCGAGTCCTCGGCATTGATGCGTTCGGTGGCGGGCGAGGTCGGCGAGCCGCGTGCCAAGTATATTCGTTCGGTCGTGAAGGGTCTGCACGACCAGCCGACGGTGCTCAACAACGTCGAAACCTTCGTCAATGTGCCGGTGATCATTAACAACGGCGCCGAGTGGTTTACGGCGATCGGCTGCAAGAACAACTCCGGCACCAAGGCCTTTTCGCTGGTCGGCAAGGTACGCAACACCGGCCTGATCGAGGTCGCGATGGGAACGACCCTGCGCGAGATCATTTACGATATCGGCGGCGGAATTCTTGAAGACCGGCCGTTCAAAGCGGTGCAGACCGGCGGTCCCTCCGGCGGCTGCCTGCCGGCGGATCAGCTTGATCTGCCCGTCGATTTCGATTCGCTCACCGCGGCGGGTTCGATGATGGGCTCGGGCGGCATGATCGTGATGGACAACAAGACCTGCATGGTCGATTTCGCGCGCTACTTCCTCAATTTCCTCGTGTCCGAATCGTGCGGCAAGTGCGTGCCATGTCGTGAGGGATTGTACCAGTTGCACGAGTTGACGATCAAGGTGTGCGAAGGGAAGGCCACGCTGGACGATCTCGACAAGATCGAGAAGCTGTCGGAGGTCGTCGTGCGCGGATCGTTGTGCGGGCTGGGCAAATCGGGTCCGAACCCCGTGCTGTCGACGCTGAAATACTTCCGCGATGAATACGTCGCGCATATCCAGGATCACAAGTGCCCGGCCGGAGTGTGCCGCGCGCTGATTACCTATACGGTGATTGCCGAGAAATGCACCGGCTGTCTGGCCTGCATCACGGCGTGCGCTTACAACGCGATCACCGGCAAGAAAAAAGAGCCGCATTACATTCACCAGGAGCGCTGCACCAAGTGCGGGGCCTGCGAGGCGGTATGTCGTTATGATGCAATCGAGGTGGCATAG
- a CDS encoding thioredoxin family protein, which produces MMTPRGILWFVVTAVLLLAASPAALPAVDSLGVVATDSIAWHDYTSGMALAARVDQPVLLFFYRDTCPYCRKLKAGALTDTSLIHYINANFIPIRVNTESQLAVISNAQPMTEAQLAAKVWRSTAVPAIWLLESDGCRIKKLVGLKACSNMLASLQQVHAKAYGECPNAPLVPPKVPPPAAVDSTARKN; this is translated from the coding sequence ATGATGACCCCGCGGGGAATCCTTTGGTTCGTGGTGACTGCCGTGCTGCTGCTGGCCGCATCGCCGGCGGCGCTGCCGGCTGTTGACTCACTGGGTGTCGTGGCCACCGACTCGATCGCCTGGCACGACTATACCAGCGGCATGGCGCTGGCCGCCAGGGTCGACCAGCCGGTGTTGCTCTTCTTCTACCGCGATACCTGCCCCTATTGCCGCAAGCTGAAAGCCGGCGCGCTGACCGACACCAGCTTGATTCACTACATCAACGCCAACTTCATCCCGATCCGCGTCAACACCGAATCGCAACTGGCGGTGATCAGTAACGCCCAGCCGATGACCGAGGCACAACTGGCGGCCAAGGTCTGGCGCTCGACTGCAGTACCGGCGATCTGGCTGCTGGAGTCGGACGGCTGCCGTATCAAGAAGCTAGTCGGGCTGAAAGCGTGCTCGAATATGTTGGCGTCACTTCAACAAGTTCACGCCAAGGCTTACGGCGAATGCCCTAATGCCCCGCTGGTGCCGCCGAAGGTGCCGCCGCCCGCGGCAGTTGACTCCACCGCCAGGAAGAACTGA
- a CDS encoding 4Fe-4S dicluster domain-containing protein: MKMQYQVIPHLCIGCRTCELACSFTHAQNGKPGRSRIYPLDAGHKEMWVPVVCLQCEDPACVKSCLVDAIQLNPEAGAYEINKEVCVRCMACVAACPFGCSLFDAQHQQVIKCDLCGGDPACAHFCPTKALTYVPIKV; this comes from the coding sequence ATGAAGATGCAGTATCAGGTGATTCCGCATCTGTGCATCGGCTGCCGCACCTGCGAACTGGCCTGCTCGTTTACGCACGCGCAGAACGGCAAACCGGGACGCAGCCGGATCTATCCGCTCGATGCCGGGCACAAGGAGATGTGGGTGCCGGTGGTGTGCCTGCAGTGCGAGGACCCGGCGTGCGTCAAGTCGTGCCTGGTGGATGCGATTCAATTGAATCCGGAGGCCGGCGCCTACGAGATCAACAAGGAAGTCTGCGTGCGCTGCATGGCGTGCGTGGCGGCCTGTCCGTTCGGATGTTCGCTCTTTGACGCCCAGCATCAACAGGTGATCAAGTGCGATTTGTGCGGCGGCGATCCGGCCTGCGCGCATTTTTGCCCGACCAAGGCGCTGACGTACGTGCCGATCAAAGTGTAG
- a CDS encoding (2Fe-2S)-binding protein yields MSTVMITINGKPVRATAGEYLLGVLRREKIDVPALCHHESVEPYGGCRLCTVEITKAEWKGWKDYVVSCLYPVAAGLIVQTHAPEVIELRRTLLDLYLARHPQTKLIQDMAAEYGVTQTSYQTVPDPNDCILCGLCVRICDRMGFAAISAVNRGHGREIAPPLHEAPPDCVGCLACALNCPTNYIKYEDAGFKRTIWKKTFELLRDGKTGAPTITREFAEYLIKHRNIEADYFKLNDESHRKETALNLGKIVQWNREAAS; encoded by the coding sequence ATGAGCACGGTCATGATTACCATCAACGGAAAACCGGTGCGGGCGACGGCGGGTGAATACCTGCTCGGTGTGCTGCGGCGCGAGAAGATCGACGTGCCGGCGCTGTGTCATCACGAATCGGTCGAGCCGTACGGCGGCTGCCGGCTGTGCACGGTCGAAATCACCAAGGCCGAGTGGAAGGGCTGGAAGGATTACGTCGTGTCGTGCCTCTACCCGGTCGCGGCAGGATTGATCGTGCAGACGCACGCGCCGGAAGTGATCGAACTGCGCAGGACGCTGCTGGATCTATACCTGGCGCGGCATCCGCAGACGAAGCTGATCCAGGACATGGCGGCCGAGTACGGCGTCACCCAGACCAGCTACCAGACGGTGCCGGATCCGAACGACTGCATTCTCTGCGGCCTCTGCGTGCGCATTTGCGACCGCATGGGCTTCGCGGCGATCTCGGCGGTCAATCGCGGTCATGGGCGGGAAATCGCGCCACCGCTGCATGAAGCGCCGCCCGACTGCGTCGGTTGTCTCGCCTGCGCGCTCAATTGCCCGACGAACTACATCAAGTACGAAGATGCCGGTTTCAAGAGGACGATCTGGAAGAAGACGTTCGAGTTGTTGCGCGACGGCAAGACCGGTGCGCCGACGATTACCCGCGAGTTCGCCGAGTACCTGATCAAGCATCGCAACATCGAGGCGGACTACTTCAAACTGAACGATGAGTCGCACCGCAAGGAGACGGCGCTCAACCTGGGCAAGATCGTGCAGTGGAACCGGGAGGCGGCGTCATGA